A single genomic interval of Lathyrus oleraceus cultivar Zhongwan6 chromosome 7, CAAS_Psat_ZW6_1.0, whole genome shotgun sequence harbors:
- the LOC127103269 gene encoding cytokinin riboside 5'-monophosphate phosphoribohydrolase LOG1 produces the protein MEEESEMKESKFKRICVFCGSSPGNKSSYKDAAIQLGKELVSRNIDLVYGGGNIGLMGLISQSVYEGGRHVIGIIPRTLMSREICGETVGELKEVADMHERKAEMAKHSDAFIALPGGYGTLEELLEVITWAQLGIHDKPVGLLNVDGFYNSLLSFIDKAVEEGFICPKARHIIVSAPSIKELVKKMEEYSPQHERVASKLSWENGQLD, from the exons ATGGAAGAGGAAAGTGAGATGAAAGAATCAAAGTTTAAGAGGATTTGTGTTTTTTGTGGTAGCAGTCCTGGGAATAAGAGTAGCTATAAAGATGCTGCTATTCAGCTTGGAAAAGAATTG GTGTCAAGAAACATTGATTTGGTTTATGGAGGAGGCAACATTGGTTTAATGGGATTGATATCTCAATCTGTTTATGAAGGAGGTCGACATGTTATTGG GATAATTCCGAGGACATTAATGTCAAGAGAG ATATGTGGAGAGACAGTGGGGGAATTGAAGGAAGTGGCAGATATGCATGAAAGAAAAGCTGAGATGGCTAAACATTCTGATGCATTTATTGCCTTACCCG GTGGCTATGGGACACTTGAAGAGCTTCTTGAAGTCATAACTTGGGCTCAACTTGGCATCCATGATAAACCA GTTGGGTTGTTGAATGTAGATGGATTCTACAATTCTTTGTTATCTTTCATTGACAAAGCTGTGGAAGAAGGTTTCATTTGCCCTAAAGCTCGACATATAATTGTATCTGCCCCATCAATAAAAGAACTTGTTAAAAAGATGGAG GAATATTCTCCGCAACACGAAAGAGTTGCATCTAAGTTAAGCTGGGAAAATGGACAGTTGGATTAG